One Mercenaria mercenaria strain notata chromosome 12, MADL_Memer_1, whole genome shotgun sequence DNA segment encodes these proteins:
- the LOC123534773 gene encoding uncharacterized protein LOC123534773 gives MYLLKRIQTFISVVIGVIVYHGHTVLGNHRDVCDVYGQTYTYCDHGYHCCNDNTECCADGLSAGTVVGIVFAVLFVISICVVCAILVTKKKKFRPNQLVRPGNQQNINISTVGQSNNMYSGFGTQPRGQNYLNGQFYPYGQPPCGQPVPYGQGPVQPPPYSQNDTSAYPPPPEYKLEP, from the exons atgtatttattgaaaaggatacaaacatttatttcagtTGTAATCGGAGTGATTGTATATCATG GACACACAGTATTGGGTAATCACCGGGATGTGTGTGACGTGTACGGACAGACATACACATACTGTGATCACGGTTACCACTGCTGTAATGATAATACCGAATGTTG CGCTGACGGCCTGTCCGCCGGTACGGTGGTCGGCATTGTGTTTGCAGTTCTGTTTGTGATTTCAATTTGTGTGGTCTGTGCTATCTTagtcacaaaaaagaaaaagtttagacCAAATCAACTTGTACGACCAGGTAATcaacaaaatataaata TATCAACAGTTGGTCAATCAAACAACATGTATTCAGGATTTGGAACACAACCGCGTGGACAAAATTACCTTAACGGTCAGTTTTACCCATATGGACAGCCACCGTGTGGGCAACCGGTGCCTTATGGACAAGGCCCAGTACAGCCACCGCCGTACAGTCAAAACGATACGTCAGCTTATCCTCCACCGCCGGAGTATAAACTAGAACCCTAA